One Nostoc sp. UHCC 0302 DNA window includes the following coding sequences:
- a CDS encoding polysaccharide biosynthesis tyrosine autokinase: MVQNTLNPHITTVTETEPGYGQLFVVLVRRFPWFLVAFLSCITVSGIVTSITKVTYKSSMQLLVEPNYQGKKEGSGLENQFTDSNIEIDTATQLNLMQSSGLIKKAVDKLKPDYPDITIGEIKSALVLNQIRNKEDNLATKIFQVEYTDTDSEKTQKILTAIRQVYVEYNKQQQDSRLQRGLRIIREQLSKASDEVNAAEANLQRFRKNQNLIDPETQAKAIETALNNIALERQTARSQYEEALARQKSLEEQLNRSPQNALVSSRLSQSTRYQGLLNEIQKTELALAQQRLRFTDENPGVQNLKEQLKSQKTLLQQEVGRTLGGLPGAALASGQSLLEQGQLGQIDLSLAGQLVETQTTIVALSARDQTLAQKENELRVELKRFPPLLAYYNRMLPQLQFSRERLEQLLRAEQQLRQELSKGGFNWEVVEDPQKGARLGPNLQQNLLLGAVVGLMLGGIAAFIREASDDAVHTTAELEKQIALPLLGTTPKLPPARTRESMIKLPFGKPEVLASRTIQVLQSPQRWESLALIYKNIELLNSVASLKSLMITSALHDEGKSALALGLAMSAVRLHKRVLLIDANLREPSLHKQINIPNEQGLSSLLASDVTLPNQISVQYLGSAYIDILTAGPTPADSANLLSSPRMMQLMATFEENYDLVLVDASPVLGLVDAMLTASSCRSVVLVASIGSVTRSQLTQATAMLSRLNLIGVVADEVSNTANAYVPYTKQQRLALRP, from the coding sequence GTGGTTCAAAATACTCTAAATCCTCATATAACTACAGTTACAGAAACTGAACCTGGTTACGGACAACTATTTGTAGTATTAGTACGGAGATTTCCTTGGTTTTTAGTAGCATTTCTTAGTTGTATCACTGTTTCAGGAATAGTAACCTCTATCACAAAAGTTACTTACAAAAGTTCGATGCAACTGCTAGTAGAACCTAACTATCAAGGCAAGAAAGAAGGCTCAGGATTAGAAAATCAATTCACTGACTCTAATATTGAGATAGATACTGCAACCCAGCTTAACTTGATGCAAAGTTCTGGACTTATTAAAAAAGCAGTTGATAAACTCAAGCCTGACTATCCAGATATCACAATCGGTGAGATTAAAAGCGCTTTAGTCTTAAATCAAATAAGGAATAAAGAAGATAACCTTGCTACTAAAATCTTTCAAGTTGAATATACTGATACTGATTCAGAGAAGACACAAAAAATTCTAACTGCGATTCGGCAAGTTTATGTGGAATACAACAAACAACAGCAGGATTCACGGTTACAGAGAGGTCTACGAATTATTAGAGAACAGCTAAGTAAAGCTAGTGATGAAGTGAATGCGGCTGAGGCCAACCTGCAAAGGTTTCGTAAAAACCAGAATTTAATCGATCCAGAAACACAGGCTAAAGCGATCGAAACAGCTTTAAATAATATTGCACTAGAGCGCCAGACAGCTCGTTCTCAATATGAAGAAGCTTTAGCACGTCAAAAATCATTGGAAGAACAACTCAACCGTTCTCCACAAAATGCTCTAGTTTCTTCGCGCCTGAGTCAGTCTACCCGTTATCAAGGCTTGCTAAACGAAATCCAAAAAACCGAACTAGCTCTAGCACAGCAACGCTTACGCTTCACAGATGAAAATCCAGGCGTGCAGAACCTCAAAGAACAACTTAAAAGCCAGAAGACATTATTACAACAAGAGGTAGGAAGGACTTTAGGTGGACTGCCTGGCGCTGCATTAGCTTCAGGACAATCTCTGCTTGAACAAGGACAACTCGGTCAAATTGACCTTAGCCTTGCTGGTCAGTTGGTAGAGACGCAGACAACTATAGTTGCTTTAAGTGCGCGTGATCAAACTCTGGCACAGAAAGAGAACGAACTGCGCGTGGAACTCAAACGCTTTCCGCCCCTGCTGGCTTATTACAATCGGATGCTGCCGCAGTTACAATTTAGCCGGGAAAGGTTAGAGCAGCTTTTAAGAGCAGAACAGCAGTTGCGCCAGGAACTTTCCAAGGGTGGATTTAATTGGGAAGTTGTAGAAGACCCCCAAAAAGGTGCAAGATTAGGCCCCAATCTTCAGCAGAATCTCTTGTTGGGTGCAGTTGTCGGGTTAATGTTAGGAGGCATTGCTGCCTTTATTCGCGAAGCATCTGATGATGCAGTCCACACCACTGCTGAGTTAGAGAAGCAGATTGCTTTGCCATTATTGGGAACAACTCCCAAATTGCCACCTGCTAGAACCAGAGAATCAATGATTAAGTTGCCTTTTGGCAAACCAGAAGTTCTTGCCTCCCGGACAATTCAGGTATTGCAATCTCCACAGCGCTGGGAATCGCTGGCTCTGATCTACAAAAATATTGAACTTTTGAATTCTGTTGCTAGCCTGAAATCTTTGATGATTACCTCAGCTTTGCACGATGAGGGTAAGTCTGCTTTAGCATTGGGTTTAGCAATGAGTGCTGTGCGTTTACACAAACGAGTACTGCTAATTGATGCCAACTTACGCGAACCTAGTCTACACAAACAGATTAATATTCCCAACGAACAAGGGCTTTCTAGCTTGCTGGCGAGTGATGTTACTCTACCTAACCAAATTAGTGTTCAGTACTTAGGTTCAGCCTACATTGATATTTTGACAGCTGGGCCAACACCTGCCGACTCGGCTAATCTCTTAAGTTCCCCTCGGATGATGCAATTGATGGCAACATTTGAGGAAAATTATGATTTGGTACTCGTAGATGCTTCTCCTGTTCTCGGCTTGGTGGATGCCATGCTGACTGCATCATCTTGCCGGAGTGTGGTACTGGTGGCAAGTATTGGTAGTGTGACGCGAAGCCAACTTACTCAAGCTACAGCCATGCTCAGTAGGTTAAACCTGATTGGGGTTGTGGCGGATGAAGTTTCAAATACTGCTAATGCTTACGTACCCTATACGAAACAACAGCGATTGGCTCTGCGACCCTAG
- a CDS encoding lamin tail domain-containing protein, with protein MTNQQTLQVEITNIVYKNEVKRTQSDEYVEIANKDKTSIDISGWQIASGVGRNKAFTFPQGTKLAPGQSVRVYTNEVHPESGGFSCGSGVSLWKDSGDEVRLLDAQGNIVSGLAYDSKGNFTKTTTASQKTSVVDTVSTDANLNELLNKPVLIENQETKRYLFSTGEPIKGQRGDEGGWLTSSGFESPNVVGADANYYNRAVWKIVPSGDSFLIENQETKRYLFSDGEPIKGKRGDEGGWLASSGFESPKVVGTDANYYNRALWKIVPSGDSFLIENQETKRYVFSDGEPIKGKRGDEGGWLASSGFESPKVVGADTNYYNRALWKITTI; from the coding sequence ATGACAAATCAGCAAACTCTACAGGTAGAAATTACCAATATTGTCTACAAAAATGAGGTCAAGAGAACTCAATCTGACGAATACGTTGAAATTGCTAACAAGGACAAGACATCCATCGATATATCTGGTTGGCAAATTGCTTCAGGGGTAGGACGCAATAAAGCGTTCACTTTTCCCCAAGGAACAAAATTAGCCCCAGGTCAGAGTGTGCGAGTTTATACGAATGAGGTACATCCTGAGTCAGGCGGCTTTAGTTGCGGTAGCGGTGTATCCCTTTGGAAAGATTCAGGAGATGAGGTCAGACTCTTAGATGCTCAAGGAAATATAGTATCGGGTTTAGCCTATGACAGCAAAGGCAATTTCACGAAAACAACCACTGCTAGCCAGAAGACATCAGTCGTGGACACAGTTAGCACAGATGCAAATCTCAATGAGCTACTAAACAAACCTGTTCTCATTGAAAACCAAGAGACAAAACGCTATCTATTTTCCACAGGAGAGCCAATCAAAGGACAGCGAGGAGATGAAGGTGGCTGGCTAACATCAAGCGGCTTTGAAAGTCCTAACGTCGTTGGTGCTGATGCCAATTACTACAACCGTGCCGTATGGAAGATTGTACCAAGTGGTGATAGTTTTCTCATTGAAAATCAAGAGACAAAACGGTATTTGTTCTCTGATGGAGAACCAATCAAAGGAAAGCGAGGAGATGAAGGTGGCTGGCTAGCATCAAGCGGCTTTGAAAGTCCTAAAGTCGTTGGTACTGATGCTAATTACTACAATCGTGCCTTATGGAAGATTGTACCAAGTGGTGATAGTTTTCTCATTGAAAATCAAGAGACAAAACGGTATGTGTTTTCTGATGGAGAGCCAATCAAAGGAAAGCGAGGAGATGAAGGTGGCTGGCTAGCATCAAGCGGCTTTGAAAGTCCTAAAGTCGTTGGTGCGGATACCAATTACTACAACCGTGCTTTATGGAAGATTACAACGATATAG